Proteins from one Bacteroides mediterraneensis genomic window:
- a CDS encoding TolC family protein, translating to MKQIHNTYLSFQSALKECQLAKEQLRADSITWKESEEKWREGMISMFELLEKRNQYMRSKAEIIRTKLQYSLQKRVIRFYQEGTFL from the coding sequence ATGAAACAAATACATAATACATATCTTTCTTTTCAATCTGCACTTAAGGAATGTCAATTAGCTAAAGAACAACTTCGTGCAGATTCTATTACATGGAAAGAAAGTGAAGAAAAATGGAGGGAGGGTATGATATCTATGTTCGAATTGTTGGAAAAACGCAATCAATACATGCGGAGTAAAGCAGAGATAATACGTACCAAACTGCAATATAGTCTTCAAAAAAGAGTGATACGATTCTATCAGGAAGGAACATTTTTGTAA
- a CDS encoding DUF3945 domain-containing protein codes for MAQENSPDKGKRQGRTKKPEKPYVEQIDELLLVHNKNDPKEGLGVVIKADEKGNYQTVTPEEKNENSFLKFDKNSSILENFIKNFWSQLKEPTHFRLIRMTFNDYKQNKQALKDLAEGKKTDTVKEFLKRYEIVPKVNNQKNSQTKEEETTMAKKQEQTTQAQPEQVSQVEAAARGREQQEPQRQQTPTYRYNENMINWEELGKFGISKEMLEQSGQLDSMLKGYKTNRTMPLTLNIPGVLTAKLDARLSFISNGGQVMLGIHGIRKEPELDRPYFGHIFTEEDKKNLRESGNMGRVADLNLRGNTTEPCLISIDKNTNELVAVRQEHVYIPNEIKGVTLTPDEIQKLKNGEQIFVEGMKSNQGKEFNANLQYSAERRGIEFIFPKDQAFNQQTLGGVPLSPMQLKALNEGHTILVEDMKRKNGELFSSFVTMDKVTGGLQYTRHNPETGEIYIPKEICSVQLTPEDKEALRKGQPIYLENMINRKGEEFSSFVKLDLASGRPQYSRTPDGFNERQAPAIPAEVYGHLLSAQERANLQDGKAILVTGMKGPNGKPFDSYLKVNANTGQLQYFQENPDVRRNTSQRASQTDNTQQQEQKKGAKQAV; via the coding sequence ATGGCACAAGAAAACAGTCCAGACAAGGGAAAAAGGCAAGGCCGGACAAAGAAACCGGAAAAGCCTTATGTGGAACAAATTGACGAGCTTCTGCTGGTACATAACAAGAACGACCCCAAGGAGGGTTTGGGAGTGGTCATCAAGGCAGACGAGAAAGGCAATTATCAGACGGTTACACCGGAAGAGAAGAATGAAAACTCATTCCTGAAATTCGATAAGAATTCAAGTATCCTCGAAAACTTCATCAAGAATTTCTGGAGCCAGCTGAAAGAGCCTACGCATTTCAGGCTTATCCGCATGACCTTCAACGATTACAAGCAGAACAAACAGGCTCTCAAGGACCTGGCCGAAGGCAAGAAAACAGACACGGTAAAGGAGTTTCTAAAACGCTATGAAATCGTACCGAAAGTAAACAATCAAAAAAACAGTCAAACAAAAGAGGAGGAAACAACAATGGCAAAGAAGCAGGAACAGACAACTCAGGCTCAGCCTGAACAGGTATCACAGGTGGAAGCTGCCGCACGGGGGCGCGAACAGCAGGAACCGCAACGCCAGCAGACACCCACGTACCGCTACAACGAGAATATGATTAACTGGGAGGAACTGGGTAAGTTCGGCATATCCAAGGAAATGCTGGAGCAGTCCGGACAGCTTGACAGCATGCTGAAAGGATACAAGACCAACAGAACCATGCCACTGACACTCAACATTCCTGGAGTACTGACCGCCAAGCTGGATGCACGCCTTTCGTTCATATCCAACGGCGGGCAGGTCATGCTGGGCATCCACGGTATCAGAAAGGAACCGGAACTGGACCGTCCTTATTTCGGACATATCTTCACGGAAGAGGACAAGAAGAACCTGCGTGAAAGTGGAAACATGGGACGCGTGGCTGACCTTAACCTGCGTGGCAACACGACAGAGCCGTGTCTGATTTCCATCGACAAGAATACCAACGAACTGGTAGCCGTCCGACAGGAGCATGTCTATATTCCGAATGAAATCAAAGGGGTAACCCTGACTCCGGACGAAATTCAGAAACTGAAAAACGGTGAACAGATATTCGTGGAGGGAATGAAGTCAAATCAGGGTAAAGAGTTTAATGCCAATCTGCAATACAGTGCGGAAAGAAGAGGCATCGAATTTATCTTCCCGAAAGACCAGGCCTTCAATCAGCAGACGCTTGGCGGTGTACCGCTTTCCCCCATGCAACTCAAAGCGTTGAACGAAGGCCACACCATCCTTGTAGAGGATATGAAACGAAAGAACGGCGAACTGTTTTCCTCCTTCGTCACCATGGATAAGGTAACAGGCGGTCTCCAATATACACGCCACAATCCGGAAACGGGAGAAATCTACATACCAAAGGAAATCTGTTCGGTACAACTGACACCGGAAGACAAGGAAGCTTTACGCAAAGGGCAGCCTATCTATCTGGAGAACATGATCAACCGTAAAGGTGAGGAATTCTCGTCATTCGTCAAGCTGGACCTGGCAAGCGGAAGACCACAGTATTCCAGAACTCCGGACGGTTTCAACGAACGACAGGCACCGGCCATCCCGGCTGAGGTTTACGGACACCTGCTTTCGGCACAGGAAAGAGCAAATCTTCAGGACGGAAAGGCCATCCTTGTAACGGGTATGAAAGGTCCCAACGGCAAACCGTTCGATTCCTATCTGAAAGTAAACGCAAACACCGGACAGCTGCAATATTTCCAGGAAAATCCGGATGTGCGCCGTAATACCTCACAGCGTGCTTCACAGACTGACAATACCCAGCAGCAGGAACAGAAAAAAGGTGCCAAACAGGCTGTCTGA
- a CDS encoding PRTRC system protein E, whose product MFFQSIYQMITAGTDLNINIRKVDNSLSVAVMPRRNSLKEDTRQNMVPLVVNGTPAELDMGFLQTILQPIQKVQGLLVNAENFEKQAEKATSQAKSSKTPTVSAESKEAREKREKMEKLLKKADDATTAKRFSEAMTWLKQARVLASSEKQKEIDEKMQEVQKQASEGSLFGMTEEPAPVIPQPQGSMNGQPQPGMQTSIFPEQQTHTINPKPVMQPAPQQIPQEMPQPVYGTNGAFIQPTPNRPVMQGTGMPQGATMQPYPQQQVRQPTNGHIPNGTVQVQNGNGREYQTAPAAHDTFCFDPEDENDRELLREDPYAEYLDFPAEYRMKDEAQVEMIYC is encoded by the coding sequence ATGTTTTTTCAATCAATTTATCAGATGATTACAGCAGGTACGGATCTGAATATCAATATCCGTAAAGTGGATAACAGCCTGAGTGTGGCAGTCATGCCAAGGCGGAACAGCCTGAAAGAGGATACGCGGCAAAACATGGTGCCACTGGTCGTAAACGGAACACCAGCAGAACTGGATATGGGCTTCCTGCAGACGATACTACAACCGATACAGAAGGTACAGGGACTGCTTGTCAATGCGGAAAATTTCGAGAAACAGGCAGAAAAGGCTACATCACAGGCCAAATCATCCAAAACTCCAACAGTATCGGCTGAATCAAAGGAAGCCAGGGAAAAACGTGAAAAGATGGAAAAGCTCCTCAAGAAGGCTGATGATGCAACTACCGCAAAAAGGTTCTCCGAAGCAATGACATGGCTGAAACAGGCACGGGTGCTGGCTTCTTCAGAAAAACAGAAGGAGATTGACGAAAAGATGCAGGAAGTACAGAAACAGGCCAGCGAAGGAAGTCTGTTCGGTATGACAGAGGAACCGGCGCCGGTAATTCCCCAACCACAAGGCAGCATGAACGGTCAGCCACAGCCCGGTATGCAAACAAGCATATTCCCGGAGCAACAAACCCATACTATAAATCCTAAACCTGTCATGCAGCCTGCTCCACAACAGATTCCACAGGAAATGCCTCAACCGGTATATGGAACGAACGGAGCATTTATCCAACCTACTCCAAACCGCCCCGTGATGCAAGGAACAGGTATGCCACAAGGAGCTACAATGCAGCCCTATCCGCAGCAGCAGGTACGGCAACCGACAAACGGACATATACCGAACGGAACGGTACAAGTACAGAACGGAAACGGACGGGAATACCAGACTGCACCGGCAGCCCATGATACATTCTGCTTCGATCCGGAAGACGAAAATGACAGGGAGCTTCTAAGAGAGGACCCGTATGCGGAATATCTGGATTTTCCGGCCGAGTACCGAATGAAGGACGAGGCACAGGTAGAAATGATATACTGCTGA
- a CDS encoding TolC family protein → MSFETSIRQCLLIFLSICYFALPEISNAQSEWTESECIRYAIEHNLRIQNKKLDTKIANTDIIAAYGNFLPSISTVSVLGKQFGHSIDPLTNQYTSESFLENTIGLNISLPVFEGFSRIDKLLFYKMNKKINVLSSKVEENNLAFEVLEAFYRYSFDKEMHKLAVEQRKLSEYYCRQMIEYVDLGIRSLSDLQEVKARLQSDVYQETVKSNNCNLSLLTLKELMNIKETDTLSIVITESRMDITDSLLNLNELYSISELTLPEYHIMNMKEKASRKLWSMAKRVFYPSIRLEFNLNTGYYNTAKNKSGDIIPYREQLNNNMNRYIGICVSLPIFNGLSRLENIRKEKLRFQQVQNENEQQRLSLYKQIHYCPLKMDKVKN, encoded by the coding sequence ATGAGTTTTGAAACATCTATTAGGCAATGTTTATTGATTTTTTTATCAATTTGTTATTTCGCTTTGCCTGAAATTAGTAATGCGCAATCCGAATGGACCGAATCTGAATGTATACGATATGCAATTGAGCATAATTTACGGATACAAAATAAGAAATTGGATACTAAAATTGCCAATACAGATATTATAGCTGCTTATGGTAATTTTTTACCTTCAATTAGTACTGTCAGTGTATTGGGAAAGCAATTTGGACATTCCATAGATCCATTAACCAACCAATATACTTCTGAGTCTTTTTTAGAAAATACAATCGGGCTAAATATTTCTCTTCCAGTATTTGAAGGCTTTTCGCGTATTGATAAATTGTTGTTTTATAAAATGAACAAAAAAATTAATGTGTTGTCAAGTAAAGTGGAAGAAAATAATTTGGCTTTTGAAGTTTTAGAAGCATTTTATCGTTATTCTTTCGATAAAGAAATGCACAAACTTGCAGTTGAACAACGGAAACTAAGTGAATATTATTGCAGGCAGATGATAGAATATGTTGATTTAGGAATACGTTCCCTTTCCGACTTACAAGAAGTAAAAGCGCGCTTACAATCCGATGTTTATCAAGAAACGGTGAAATCTAATAATTGCAATCTTTCTCTATTAACTCTGAAAGAACTTATGAACATTAAAGAAACTGATACATTGTCTATTGTCATCACAGAGAGTAGGATGGATATAACTGACAGTCTTTTAAACTTAAATGAACTATATTCCATTTCCGAATTAACTCTTCCAGAATATCATATTATGAATATGAAAGAAAAAGCTTCTCGTAAACTATGGTCTATGGCAAAAAGAGTTTTTTACCCTTCAATTCGTCTGGAATTTAATTTAAATACTGGATATTATAATACGGCAAAAAATAAATCTGGTGATATTATCCCCTATCGAGAACAATTAAATAATAATATGAATAGGTATATTGGAATATGCGTATCTTTACCGATATTCAATGGGTTATCTCGTTTAGAGAATATAAGAAAAGAAAAACTTCGTTTTCAGCAAGTACAGAATGAAAATGAACAACAACGTTTATCATTATATAAACAAATACACTACTGTCCACTAAAAATGGACAAGGTTAAAAATTAA
- a CDS encoding PAS domain-containing sensor histidine kinase encodes MFSTRLYIHILLFVLLIVFTLGLGLVGIISRKAIILGTITILIAFGLIGRLVYYLNSYNRKMKFFFDSIEDNESMLYFPENIGSKEQRYLYASFNRVYTLMSEHKKIEFERKLHQKEYESWEKLMRVLTHEIMNSITPIVSLSETLLSYFQIKHVSKSTKDITELTIEKTIRGLETIKSQGQNLIYFTESYRQYSGLKQPEFKYFSLTDLIENIQILYQEILQQQQIRFSTDFFQPQIQIYADENMLSQVLINLLKNSIQALTEQSEREIHIKVYIQEMILFIKITDNGSGIPSNLLEDIFIPFFTTKKDGTGIGLSLSRQIIRMHGGELSVKSQPFHETSFTISLPLNYNPKYI; translated from the coding sequence ATGTTTAGCACTCGTTTATACATACACATCCTTTTATTTGTATTACTCATAGTCTTTACACTTGGACTTGGACTTGTAGGTATTATTTCAAGAAAAGCTATAATACTAGGAACAATTACGATTCTAATAGCTTTTGGCCTTATTGGAAGACTTGTTTATTACCTGAATTCTTATAATCGGAAAATGAAATTTTTTTTTGATTCTATAGAAGATAATGAATCCATGCTTTACTTTCCAGAAAATATTGGATCCAAAGAACAACGATATTTATATGCATCTTTTAATAGAGTATATACTTTAATGTCAGAACATAAAAAGATCGAGTTCGAGCGTAAATTACATCAAAAAGAATATGAATCTTGGGAAAAACTTATGCGAGTATTAACCCATGAAATAATGAATTCTATCACTCCAATTGTCTCACTCTCAGAAACCCTTCTTTCTTATTTTCAGATTAAACACGTTTCAAAAAGTACAAAAGATATTACAGAACTTACTATTGAAAAAACAATACGTGGATTAGAGACCATTAAAAGCCAAGGACAAAATTTGATTTATTTTACAGAATCATATAGACAATATTCAGGATTAAAGCAACCTGAATTTAAATATTTCTCCTTAACAGATTTGATAGAAAACATTCAGATATTATATCAAGAAATTTTACAGCAACAACAGATAAGGTTTTCTACAGACTTTTTTCAACCGCAAATACAAATTTATGCAGATGAAAATATGTTATCGCAAGTTTTAATAAATCTATTAAAAAACTCCATACAAGCGCTAACAGAGCAATCTGAAAGAGAAATACACATTAAAGTATATATTCAAGAAATGATTCTATTTATAAAAATAACAGACAATGGTTCTGGTATCCCATCTAATTTGCTTGAAGATATTTTTATTCCTTTTTTTACAACAAAAAAGGATGGAACGGGTATAGGGCTAAGTCTTTCCAGACAAATTATACGTATGCATGGTGGGGAGTTATCTGTAAAATCTCAACCTTTTCATGAAACCTCATTTACAATCTCTTTACCATTAAACTATAACCCAAAGTATATTTAA
- a CDS encoding DUF4099 domain-containing protein yields the protein MNKTNHHIYKAEQVDWEKLESVGISRSQIEKDGNMDLLLQGEETNVMSIKIKTPVFSLTMDATLSLIEDENGNPVISINGINPSGE from the coding sequence ATGAACAAGACCAATCATCATATCTACAAGGCTGAACAAGTCGACTGGGAAAAACTGGAATCGGTAGGTATCAGCAGATCGCAAATTGAAAAGGACGGAAACATGGACCTGCTCCTTCAGGGAGAGGAAACCAATGTCATGTCCATTAAAATCAAGACTCCTGTATTTTCACTTACAATGGATGCCACACTCAGTCTGATTGAAGACGAGAATGGAAATCCGGTCATCAGCATAAACGGTATCAACCCTTCAGGTGAATAA
- a CDS encoding sigma-54 dependent transcriptional regulator yields the protein MQTGTILIVDDNKSVLTSLELLLEREFEKIETVSDPNKIFSILDEFIIDLVILDMNFSVGFNTGNEGLFWLQRIHEIRPELPVIMLTAYGDIDLAVKSLKSGAADFVLKPWNNDNLIKKIRTTLQEAKHKLPANSIKGASEPGMIIGHSPAMMKIIRLVTKVAKTDANILIFGENGTGKEVLAREIHRLSLRSQYEMFNIDMGSISETLFESELFGHEKGAFTDAHESRIGKFEAANGSTLFLDEIGNLSLGLQAKLLVALQNREITRLGSNKKIPIDIRLIAATNRNLLEMVKQAHFREDLFYRINTIQIEIPPLRHRKEDIATFAEYFLKKYANLYKRTGLSLHPKTIQKLESHNWPGNIRELQYTIEKAVILAEKEIIKPSDISIHLDNTFSFDRVPNLKEVERKAILAAISQNSGNLTATAEQLGISRQTLYNKLTRFNF from the coding sequence ATGCAAACTGGTACTATTCTAATTGTCGATGACAACAAAAGCGTATTAACTTCTCTAGAGCTTCTCTTGGAAAGAGAATTTGAGAAAATAGAGACTGTATCTGATCCCAATAAGATATTTTCTATTTTAGATGAATTCATAATTGATTTAGTCATTTTAGATATGAATTTTTCTGTTGGTTTTAATACAGGTAATGAAGGCTTGTTTTGGCTCCAGCGCATACATGAAATTAGACCTGAATTACCAGTTATTATGCTAACGGCTTATGGAGATATTGATCTTGCTGTAAAATCATTAAAAAGTGGAGCAGCAGATTTTGTATTAAAACCTTGGAATAATGACAACTTGATAAAAAAAATAAGAACTACATTACAAGAAGCAAAACATAAATTACCTGCTAATTCTATTAAAGGAGCTAGTGAACCAGGAATGATTATTGGCCATTCTCCAGCGATGATGAAAATAATAAGACTTGTAACTAAAGTAGCCAAAACAGATGCAAACATCTTAATTTTTGGTGAAAATGGTACAGGCAAAGAAGTATTAGCTCGAGAGATTCATCGTTTGTCTCTTCGCAGTCAGTATGAAATGTTTAATATTGATATGGGATCTATCAGTGAAACATTATTTGAAAGTGAATTGTTTGGACATGAAAAAGGTGCTTTTACAGATGCACACGAAAGTAGAATTGGTAAATTTGAAGCGGCAAATGGAAGTACACTTTTTCTTGATGAAATTGGGAACTTATCTTTAGGATTGCAAGCAAAGTTATTAGTTGCTTTACAGAATAGGGAAATAACCCGACTTGGCAGTAATAAAAAGATTCCAATTGATATACGATTAATTGCCGCCACTAATCGAAATTTACTTGAAATGGTAAAGCAAGCTCATTTTCGTGAGGATTTATTTTACCGTATAAACACTATACAAATAGAAATTCCTCCTTTACGACACCGTAAAGAAGACATAGCGACATTTGCAGAATATTTCTTAAAAAAATACGCTAATTTGTATAAACGGACAGGACTATCCTTACATCCAAAAACTATACAAAAGCTGGAAAGTCATAATTGGCCCGGAAATATTAGAGAATTACAATATACCATTGAAAAAGCTGTGATCTTAGCAGAAAAAGAGATAATAAAACCATCCGATATATCTATACATTTAGATAATACATTTTCTTTTGATAGAGTTCCTAATTTAAAAGAAGTAGAAAGAAAAGCTATTTTAGCAGCTATATCTCAAAATTCAGGAAATTTAACAGCAACTGCAGAACAATTAGGTATCAGTAGACAAACATTATATAACAAATTAACACGTTTCAATTTTTAA
- a CDS encoding IS4 family transposase: MFKDEYVFSQLVKFLDYEKFKYIVKKYNGNKYIKSYTCWNQLLTMMFGQLSNRESLRDLVVAMEAHAGKLYHLGIGKSVTRSNLSKANEQRDYRIFEEYATFMIAEARKRRINKIFELDGHVYAFDSTTVDLCLSVFEWAKFRKHKGGIKLHTLYDVEAEVPAFVHITPANIHDSKVMSEIPYESGAHYIFDRGYNDFSNLNTINRIGAFFVVRAKTNVRIKPKTWKRRLPEGVVSDVIGCFTVYKSSKDYPEELRKLIVENPEDGTRYIFLTNNLDASAELISSLYRNRWSVELFFKWIKQHLRIKKFWGTSENAVRIQIYCAIITYCLVAIVQHDMKLERSVYEVLQILGISLTDKTHLSDLFDKSNFKNVKDRYDSSEPNLFNF; encoded by the coding sequence ATGTTTAAAGACGAGTACGTTTTCTCTCAATTAGTTAAATTTCTTGATTACGAGAAATTCAAATACATTGTGAAGAAATACAATGGCAACAAGTATATCAAAAGCTATACCTGTTGGAATCAGTTGCTTACGATGATGTTCGGTCAGCTATCCAATCGAGAGAGCCTCCGAGATCTGGTTGTGGCTATGGAAGCACACGCTGGGAAACTCTACCATCTCGGAATCGGGAAATCTGTAACACGAAGCAATCTCAGTAAGGCTAATGAGCAACGTGATTACCGTATTTTCGAGGAGTATGCAACATTCATGATTGCCGAGGCCCGCAAGCGTAGAATCAATAAAATATTCGAACTTGACGGTCATGTTTACGCATTTGACTCTACAACGGTTGATTTGTGCCTGTCGGTGTTTGAATGGGCTAAATTTCGCAAACATAAAGGTGGAATAAAGTTGCATACGCTCTATGATGTTGAAGCGGAAGTACCTGCATTTGTGCATATTACACCTGCCAACATTCACGATTCAAAGGTTATGTCTGAGATACCATACGAATCTGGAGCGCACTACATATTCGACCGCGGATATAACGATTTCAGCAATCTTAATACGATAAATCGTATAGGTGCTTTCTTCGTTGTACGAGCCAAAACAAACGTACGGATCAAGCCTAAAACCTGGAAACGAAGATTGCCGGAAGGTGTAGTTTCGGATGTAATCGGATGCTTTACGGTTTATAAAAGTTCTAAGGATTACCCCGAGGAACTTAGAAAACTCATCGTTGAGAATCCTGAAGACGGTACACGATACATCTTCCTGACGAACAATCTTGACGCATCTGCGGAGTTAATATCATCGCTTTATCGAAACAGATGGAGTGTTGAGCTGTTCTTCAAATGGATAAAACAACACCTCAGGATTAAGAAGTTTTGGGGAACATCGGAAAACGCAGTACGCATACAAATCTATTGTGCGATAATTACTTACTGTTTGGTAGCAATAGTCCAACACGATATGAAATTAGAACGCAGCGTCTATGAAGTTCTCCAAATTCTCGGAATCTCTCTGACCGACAAAACACATCTCAGTGACTTGTTCGACAAATCGAATTTCAAAAATGTCAAAGACCGATATGATTCAAGTGAACCGAATTTATTTAATTTTTAA
- a CDS encoding DNA topoisomerase translates to MIAILTDKPSVGKEIGRIIGATKVRNGYVEGNGYMVTWTFGNMLSLAMPKDYGTQKLERNDFPFIPSEFELMVRHTRTENGWIPEIDAVLQLKVIERVFQACDTIIAATDASRDGEMTFRYVYQYLNCTQPCFRLWISSLTDKSVRKGMENLKPDSCYDSLFLAADSRNKADWILGINASYAMCKATGLGNNSLGRVQTPILAAISRRYRERENHISSDSWPIYISLQKDGILFKMRRTQDLPDKESATMFFQDCKLAHQAQITGISHSVKEILPPDLLDLTQLQKEANIRYGFTASEVYDIAQSLYEKKLISYPRTSSRYLTEDVFDSFPPIMARLLSWELFPAAKGTGGIDISNLSRHVINAEKNNVHHAIIITGVRPGNMSEKEMQVYRLVAGRMLEAFMAPCRIETTNVEAVCAAQHFKAEQTRIIEAGWHDVFMHSDMVPKSGYSVNELPKVEKGDTLNVCGCNLIHKKQLPVNPFTDAELVEYMEQKGLGTVSSRTNIIRTLVNRKYIRYSGRYIIPTPKGMFTYETIRGKKIADTSLTADWEKQLTRLESGMITRQDFLNRIRTLAKEMTDDIFNTYSTKEE, encoded by the coding sequence ATGATTGCCATATTAACAGACAAACCAAGTGTAGGAAAAGAAATTGGAAGAATCATCGGTGCAACCAAAGTAAGAAACGGATATGTGGAAGGAAACGGCTACATGGTTACGTGGACTTTCGGGAACATGCTGTCACTGGCCATGCCGAAGGACTACGGAACCCAGAAGCTGGAACGAAACGATTTTCCTTTCATCCCGTCCGAATTTGAGCTGATGGTACGTCATACACGCACCGAGAACGGATGGATACCAGAGATTGATGCCGTGCTCCAGCTTAAAGTAATCGAGAGAGTGTTTCAGGCATGCGATACCATCATTGCGGCTACCGATGCCAGCCGTGACGGGGAAATGACTTTCCGCTATGTCTATCAATACCTAAACTGTACACAGCCTTGCTTCCGTCTGTGGATTTCTTCTCTTACCGACAAGTCTGTGCGTAAAGGCATGGAAAACCTGAAGCCGGACAGTTGCTACGACAGCCTGTTCCTTGCTGCCGACAGCCGCAACAAGGCGGACTGGATTCTCGGAATCAACGCCAGTTATGCCATGTGCAAGGCGACGGGCCTCGGCAACAATTCCCTCGGACGGGTACAGACACCGATACTGGCAGCCATCAGCAGACGCTACCGTGAAAGGGAGAACCATATTTCATCGGACAGCTGGCCCATCTACATCAGCCTGCAAAAGGACGGCATCCTCTTCAAGATGCGCCGCACACAGGATCTTCCCGACAAAGAATCCGCAACAATGTTTTTTCAGGACTGCAAGCTGGCACATCAGGCACAGATTACAGGTATCAGTCACAGCGTTAAGGAAATACTTCCACCGGACCTGCTTGACCTGACACAACTTCAAAAGGAAGCGAACATCCGCTATGGTTTTACCGCATCAGAGGTGTACGACATCGCCCAGTCCCTTTATGAAAAGAAACTGATTTCCTATCCGCGGACTTCCAGCCGTTATCTGACGGAGGATGTGTTTGACTCGTTTCCACCAATCATGGCGCGTCTGCTATCATGGGAGCTGTTCCCTGCAGCTAAAGGAACTGGAGGTATTGATATATCCAATTTGTCCCGCCACGTAATAAACGCAGAAAAAAACAATGTACATCATGCCATCATCATTACAGGTGTCCGTCCCGGAAATATGTCCGAAAAGGAAATGCAGGTTTACAGACTTGTAGCCGGAAGGATGCTTGAAGCATTCATGGCTCCATGCCGCATAGAAACGACAAATGTTGAAGCGGTTTGTGCGGCACAACATTTCAAGGCCGAACAAACAAGAATCATTGAAGCCGGCTGGCATGACGTTTTCATGCATTCCGACATGGTCCCAAAATCGGGATATTCCGTAAATGAACTCCCCAAAGTGGAGAAAGGTGATACCCTGAATGTATGCGGATGTAACCTGATACACAAGAAACAGCTACCGGTAAATCCGTTCACGGATGCAGAACTGGTGGAATACATGGAACAGAAAGGATTGGGTACGGTATCCTCACGTACCAATATCATCCGCACACTGGTTAACCGTAAGTATATCCGTTATTCAGGGAGATATATCATTCCGACTCCGAAAGGCATGTTCACCTACGAAACCATCCGTGGAAAGAAAATTGCGGATACTTCACTCACCGCAGACTGGGAAAAACAGCTGACCAGACTTGAAAGTGGAATGATAACCAGACAGGACTTCCTGAACAGGATCAGGACTCTCGCCAAGGAAATGACTGATGACATTTTCAACACCTATTCCACAAAAGAAGAATAA